AGGGCCGCGGCCGGACCCCCCGCCGGCCCGTCCCCAGCACCACCACCGGCCCCACCACCCGCACCGCCCCGACGGTTTCATGGAGCGCCGAGCCCCTCGCTAGGGTGCTGCGGTGACCGTCACTGCGCTTCTCGTCAGTCATGACGGGGCGCGTTGGCTCCCAGCAGTCCTCTCCGGCCTGACCGGGCAGACCCACCCGGTCGACCGCGTCGTGGCCGTCGACACCACCAGCCGCGACGAGAGCGCCGACCTCGTCCGCGCCGCCCTCGGCGAGCGGGTCGTCCTCGACGTGGTGCCCGGCTCGACGAGCTATCCCGCCGCCGTGCGACACGGCCTCGAGCTGGCGCCCGCGGCCGACGACGACGAGTGGGTCTGGCTGCTCCACGACGACGCCAACCCCGCCCCGACGGCCCTCGCCGAGCTGCTCGCTGCCGCCGCGGAGCACCCCGACGTGGCGATCCTCGGGCCCAAGCTGCGCGAGTGGCCCTCGCTGCGCCGGCTCCTGGAGGTCGGCCTCACCATCACCGGCACCGGCCGGCGCGAGACGGGCCTCGAGCGCGGCGAGTACGACCAGGGCCAGCACGACGCGGTGCGCGAGGTGCTCGCGGTCAACACCGCCGGCATGCTGGTGCGTCGCCGCGTGCTCGAGTCGCTCGGCGGGCTCGACGAGGAGCTGCCGATCTTCGGCAACGACATCGACTTCGGCTGGCGGGCCGCGCTCGCGGGCCACCACGCCCTCGTGGTGCCGCAGGCGGTCGTGTTCCACGCCGAGGCCGCCCACCGCGGCATCCGGCGCACGCCGCTCACCGGGCGCCACACCCACTACCAGGAGCGTCGCGCCGCCCTCTTCACGTCGCTGGCCAACGTGTCCACGCGCGGCTTCGCCTGGCAGTACGTCCGGCTCTTCCTCGGCTCGCTGCTGCGGGTGCTGGGGTTCCTCGCCGTGCGCTCGGTGGGGGAGGCCCTCGACGAGCTGGCGGCGACGCTGTCCGTGCACGGGCGTCTCGGGCAGCTCCTCGCCGCCCGGCGCGAGCGGGCCCGGGCACGGCAGGGCGAGGCCGCCGACGTACGCCGCCTGCTGGCGCCGTGGTGGCTGCCCTACCGGCACGGCCTCGACTTCGTCACCGACCTCGCCTCCGCGGCCACGAGCCAGGCCGTCGACGTCGCCGAGCGGCGCCGGCTCGCCAAGGCGACCGAGTCGTCCCCGGCCGCGGGCTCGCGCATCGAGCGTCGCGGCCCGGTCGAGGACGACGAGGACGCCTTCCTCACCGACACGGGCATCGTGGCGCGGTTCTTCACCAACCCCGTCGCGGTCGTGCTGGCCCTCTTCGCGGTCCTCGCGCTGGTCGCCGGGCGCGAGGCGTTCGGGTCGATCACCGGGGGCGCGCTCTCGCCGGTGCCCGAGGCCGCCGCCGACTGGTGGCGGCTGCACGTGTCGAGCTGGCACCCGCTCGGCACCGGCACCGACGTGCCCGCGCCGGCCTACGTGCTGCCGTTCGCGCTGGGCGCCACCGTCCTCCTGGGCAGCACCAGCGCCGTGGTGTCCGCGCTCATGCTGCTGGCGGTGCCGTTCGCGGCCTGGGGCGCGTGGCGCCTGCTCAAGGTCGTCGGCCGGCTCGTCGACCCGCTGGGCCTGCCGCGCTGGCTCGTGGTGTGGGGCGCGCTGACCTACGCGCTCGTCCCGGTCACGTCGGGGGCGTGGGCCGAGGGCCGGTTCGGCATCGTCGCGGTCGCCGCGCTGCTGCCGTGGACCGCCCACGCCGCCCTCGGCTTCGTCGACCCCGACCGCGACCGGCGCTGGCGAGCCGCGTGGCGCACGGCGCTGCTGCTGGCCCTCGGCGCGGCGTTCGTCCCGGGCCTCTGGCTCTTCGCCCTGCTCGCCACCGCCGTCGTCCTGGGCGCGGCGGCCGTCATCGCCCCGCGGCTGCTGCGCGAGCGCGACAGCTGGGGCCCGCCGGTGGTCGCCGTGGCCGCGACCCCGGTGCTGCTCGCCCCCTGGCTGGTGCCGCTGCTGACGACGGGCTCGGCGTCCGGGCTGCTGCTCGAGGCCGGTCGACTCACGGTCGATCAGGTCACCTTCGGCGGCCTCGTCACCGGCCGGCTCAACGACCTCGGCGCCCCTTGGTGGCTCGGCGTGGTGCTCGCCCTGCTGGCGGTCGTCGCCCTGGTCCCGCGGCGGACGCGGGTGGCGGTGCTCCTGTGCTGGCTGGTGGCGCTCGCCGCGGCGGTCGTCTCCGGCCTGCTGTCGCACGTGACCCTCGACCTGCCCGCGGTCACCACGCGGCCCACCCTGGGCCTGTTCGTGGTGATCCTGCAGGGCACGGCGGTCGTGGCGGTCGTGCTCGGCGCCGACGCCTACCTGCGCCGGCTCACCGACCACCACCCGTGGTGGCAGCGCGGTGTGGCGACGGCGCTGGCCATCGCCGCCGCGGTCGTGCCGCTCGGCGGGCTGGGCTGGTGGCTGACCACGTCGGCCGACGAGGAGGTGCTCTCGCACGACAGCGAGCAGACCGTGCCGGTCTACATGGAGCAGAGCTCGCTGCTCGGCGACGAGCACGGCGTGCTGGTCATCGACGGCTCGGTCGAGGACGGGGTCGCCTACCGCATCCGGCGCGACGACGGCACCACCGTCGGCGAGGACGAGATCCTCACCCTGGCCGACGAGGACCCCGGCCTGACCAGCGACGTGCAGGCGCTGGTCTCCGCGCCGACGCCCGCCGTCGTGGCCGACCTCGGTGCCCGCGGCATCGAGTACGTCGTGCTGAGCTCGCCCGCCGACGGCCGGATCTCCTCGCTCCTCGACGCCACCGCCGGCCTCGAGCAGGCCAGCGCCGAGGACCGCGCCACCCGCGCCTGGCGCGTGGACCGGCCCCTCGACCCCGACTCGGTGGACGGGCCGAGCCCGTGGTGGCGCACCGTGCTGCTGGTGGTGCAGGGCGCCGCCATCGTGCTCGCGCTCGTGCTCGCCGCCCCGACCGTCCGGACGCGACGGCAGGGGGACCGCGATGCCTGAGCCCACCGCACCCACCCCCGGCGGGGGCCGCCGCAGGGCGGCCGAGACCACGAGCCGCCGGCCCTCGCCACTGACGATCCTGGCCGTGGCGATCCCGCTGCTGACCGTCGCCGCGCTCGCCCTGGTGCGGCCGGCCGCCGAGCCGCAGGCGTCCCACGCACCGACCGACGCGCCGCTCGACCGGGTCACGACGGTCTGTCCCGCCCGGCTGCCCGGCGCCGACGAGGTGCGCTTCGGCAGCACCGGGCTGGCCTCGGGCGACCTGGCGCTGCGAGTCGGTCGCCGCGAGGTGACCCAGCCCGTGACCGACGGGGTCGCGGCCCGCGAGGAGCGGCGCTACGTCGTCGTCAACGGCACCGGCGAGCTGGCCGAGGGCCTCGTCGCGTCCCGCTCCGGGGGCGGCTCGGCCACCGACTGCGACCAGCCGGCACCCGAGCGGTGGTTCACCGGCGTCGGCGCATCGGCGGAGCACACCTCGACGCTCACCCTGATCAACCCCGACCGCGGCCCGGCCGTCGCCGACGTCACCGTCTGGGACGGCAGCGGGCAGGTGGACGTCCCGGCGCTGCGGGGCGTGCGCGTCCCCGGCGGCCGGTCCACCTCCTTCGACCTCGCGAAGGTCGTGCCCAACCGCGACGCCCTCGCCCTGCGGGTGGTCGTCACCCGCGGCCGGCTCGCGTCGAGCGTCGTCGACGTCGTCGACCCGGTGGGTCGCGCCCGCCCGCTGCGCGAGTGGCTGCCGTCGCAGGCCGAGCCCGCCGCGACGTCCTACGTCGCGGGGGTGGGCACGTCGCGCGCCGACCGCCTCCTGACCCTGGCTAACCCCGGCGACAGCGAGGTCCGGGTCGCCCTGGAGCTGGTCAGCGAGGAGAGCGAGTTCGCGCCCGAGGGCGTGGACGAGGTGACCCTCGCGCCCGCGACGGTCACCGAGGTCGACCTCACCGGCGTCCTGCGTGGGCGCCTGCTGCAGGGCGTGCAGGCGCTTCGGCTGGAGGCGACCGGTCCGGTCACCGCCTCGCTGCGCACCCGCACGGCGGGCGACCTCGCGCTCGCCGCTGCCGGCTCCGCGATCGACGGCGACGCGGCCGTCGCGCTCCCCGCCGGGGCCAAGCGCTTCGTCGTCACGGGCGCGACCGCGCCCGGCCTGGTCACGCTGCGGGCATGGGACGAGGACGGGACCGCCGTGGTCCGCGAGCGCCGCGTCGAGCTCGACCCGGCGACCGCGGCGCGGATCAAGGTGCCCGACGACGCGGCGCTGGCCCTGCTGAGCGTCGAGCGCACCAGCGCGGTGGTGTCGGTCGAGGTGGACGACCGCGGCCTGTCGGTGCTGCCCCTGCCGCAGCTCGACACCACCAGCCAGGTGCCCGACGTGCGTCCGGCCCAGCGCTAGCCGGGACTCCTGCCCACGAGCCTCAGTCGGCGTACCTCTCGTCGACCTGCCCGGGCGTGAGGTTGAGCAGCTCGGCGATCTGCTCGACGACGACGGTGTGCACCATCGCCTCGAGCTCGTCGCGACTGCTCGAGCGGTGCTCGATCGGGCGTCGGAAGATCACCAGCCGGGTGGGGTCCTGGCCCTTGCCGCGCACCAGCGACGACAGCGGCACCGTCTCGTCGCCCCAGTCGTCGGGAAGCATGGGCGCGTCCTCGACGGCGTACTCCACCAGCCCGAGGTGGCGGTGCCACCGCTCGTCGAGGGGGGTCACCACGTCGAGCACGAGCTGGTCGAAGCGCTGCCGAGCGGTGCGCAGCGCCGGCGTGCCGGGCCGGGCGGGCGCCACGCCCGGGCCGCGCATGCCGCGCCCGCGCCGGTCACGGGTGCGGCGCGCGCGGGTCTCGCCGCCCTCCGGTCCACTGTCCGGTCCGCGTGCCTCGCTGCCCACCCCGATGTCCACGCCGCGAGCCTAAGCGCCGCACGTGGGTGCGGCGGGTAGCGTCAGGGCCGTGAGCCTTGCCCGTCGTTGTTCGCGGACGGCGTGTGGCCGTTCTGCGGTCAACACGCTGACCTATGTCTACGCCGACCAGACGGCCGTCCTCGGCCCGCTGGCGACGTACGCCGAGCCGCACGCCTACGACCTCTGCGAGCTGCACAGCGAGCGGCTGTCCGCCCCGCGCGGCTGGGAGGTGCTGCGGCTCGCGGGCGACCCCGCGGCGCAGGGGCCGAGCAGCGACGACCTCCTCGCGCTGGCCGACGCCGTGCGCGAGGCGGCCCGGCCGGCCCCGGCCCCGGCGCCGCTGCACTCCACCGACGACTCGTCCCGCGGCGCCAAGCGGGGGCACCTGCGGGTGCTCACCTCCACTGACTGACAGCGCCCGGCACCCCCTAGGATCATCGGCGTGAACATCGACGAGCAGCTGCTGAGCATCATCGTCTGCCCGGCCTGCCACGGCGAGCTGTCGCCGGACGCGTCCGGCGGTGCCGAGGAGCTCGTGTGCCAGGGGTGCGGCAACGCCTACCCGGTCCGCGACGACATCCCGGTGCTGCTGGTCGACGAGGCCCGCAAGCCCGTCTGAGGAGCTGGCTGTGGCGACCTGGTTCGACGAGTCCCGGCTGGACGATCCCCGCGTGCTCGACACCGTAGACCTGCGCCTGCGCACCCTCGCCGAGAGCGGTGCCCGCGTGCGGCGCGAGGCCCACGAGTCGGCCGCGGCGACCGCCGAGGCCATCGCCCGGGGTCGTGACGAGGCCCGTCCGCGCGCGGTGATCGCCGCCGGGCCCGACTCGCGCCTGTTGCGCGCGGTGCTCGAGCCGTGGTGCCCGGTGCCGTTCGTGGCCTGGCCCAACCCGGGCCTGCCCGGCTGGGCGGGCTCGCTCGACCTCGTCGTCATGCTGGCGCCCGAGGGCAACGACGCCGGGTCCGCGTCGGCGGTCGCCGAGGCCGTGCGCCGCGGGGCGCAGGTCGTGGTGGCCTGCCCCGAGCGTTCGCTGGTGGGCGAGCACGCGGCGGGGCGGCACGTGACGGTGCTGCCGACCGTGACGGGCGACCAGCTCGCGACGGCCGTGGTGGTGCTCGACTACCTCGCCCAGGTGCGTCTCGGACCGAGGGCGGACGCCGAGTCCGTCGCCGCCTCGCTCGACCAGGTCGCGGAGAGCTGCTCGCCGCACCGCGACCTCGCGGTCAACCCGGCCAAGATGCTGGCCATCGCGATGGCCGACACCAACCCGCTCGTGTGGGGCGGCTCGGTCCTGGCCGCGCGGGCGGCCCGCCGGCTCGCCGAGCTGCTGCGCCGCACGAGCGGTCGGTCCGCGATCGCCGGCGACGCCGAGCACCTGCTGCCCGTCATCGAGGCCACCAAGTCCCGCGACCTGTTCGCCGACCCGTTCGCCGGCGACCCCGGCGAGATCCGGCCGCTGCTGCTCGTCCTCGACGACCGCTCCGACGACCCGGCCGTGCGCCAGCAGGCCGGCGAGCTGAGGGCCGCCGCCGCGCGCCACGGCGTACGCGTGGAGTCCCTCGAGACCGACGCGGACGCCGAGGTGGCGCGCTACGCCTCACTCCTGCTCGGCGGCACCTACGCCGCCGAGTACCTCCGCATCGGCCTCGTCGACGACTGAGCCCGACCCGCGGGACGCTCGCGGCCGGGAGGTTTGAGCCGGGCGGCGCCGGGCAGGACAGGGCGGTCAGCACTTCCTCTGCCTGCAGGAGCATCCATGAACCGCACGTCCCTGTCCCTCGCCGGTGGTCTCGCCACCGCCCTGCTCCTGGTGTCGACGCCCGCCGCGCAGGCTGCCGTCGGCCCCAAGGACGCACTGGGCAAGGCCGACATCGTGAAGCTCTTCCCCGAGCTGGCGGACGGCGAGTTCAAGACCGAGCGGACCAAGAAGATCGCCGTGCCGGACGGCACCTGCGGCGCCAACACGCAGAAGAAGGCCACCTCCGCGGTCAGCATCGCCGGCCTCTCCGGCGCGGGCGACCCGATCGTCGTGGCCGGCGTCGCGGAGGTGAAGTCCAGCGGCCTGGCCAAGACCTACTTCAAGGCCTTCACGTCGTACGTCAAGCAGTGCGCCAGCTACACCGATCCCGCCAGCGGCGCGACCGTCACCGTGCGGCCGACCAAGGGCTCCAAGCTCGGCCAGGAGTCCCTGTCGATCGTGCAGGAGACCGCCATCTCCACCTTCACCACCCACTCCGCGAGCGTGCTGATCCGCGACGGCAAGCGCATCGCCAGCATCGTCGTGGCCGACGACGCACCGATCGACGCCTCCACGATGAAGAAGCTCGCGAAGGTCGCCGCCAAGAACATGCGGTGACCCAGGGCTCGAGCCCTCGCCTCCGGAGCCCCGGGCCGACCGCCGTGCGCGGGTCGGCCCGGGGCTCCGCCGCGCTCAGCGGGTCCCGGCGGGTGGCTGCTGGTCGACGTCGGTCCAGACCTCGACGAGCTCGTGGAGCAGCCCGTCGCGCACGGTCGCGAAGCTGGCCACGGCGAACCCGAGGCGCTCACCCGCGTCGTCCGTCGACGTCACGCGGGCCCGCAGCGCCCCGCGGTCGCCGTCGGCGACGAGGTCCTCCACGCACATCCGCTCGAATCCGGGGTAGTCGGCGTTGAGCCGCACCCACCCGTCTCGATCGAAGACCTCGCCCGTGTGCACGTAGCGGCAGGTGAAGTCGTCGCGCAGCAGGGCGGGCAAGCCGTCCCAGTCGTGGGCGTCGATCACCTCGGCGAGTCGGCTGAGCAGTGCGCGGGCGTCCATGGGGCGCAGTCTGGCGTGGGGGTCTGACATCGGGTGCAGAACGTCCTCAGCCGCGCCTCAGGCACGCCGCTGCGCGCCGGAGTGGACGTGGACATGCAGGTGCCGGGAGTCCTGGTAGCGGCCCAGGTTGGTGAGCACGGCGGCGGCGCCGTACGCGCGCTCGACGTCGCGCGCGAGCCGCTGCACGACGGTGAGCAGCGCACGCACGTCCTCCTCGTCGTCGTGGCCCGCCGTCGTGAGGGAGGCGATGTGTCGCTTGGGCACCACGACGAGGTGGACGCGCCAGAACGGCCGGGTGTGGTGGTAGCCGAGCACGAGCTCGTCCTCGTGCACCACGTGCAACGGCGCCGCGCGCGGGATCGCCACGTCGCAGTAGAAGTCGTCTCCGGTGTAGAGCACCGTCTCGCTCATCGCGCCATCCTGACAGCGGCGTCCCGCACTGGTCGTCCACTTGGCCGATCGCGAAGCGCCACCCATCACGAGGTGGGACAACCTGCCTGGGCATCACATCTGGCGACGCACACAACCCGCGCGGGGTGCGATGGCAGGGCGATCCGCGCAGGCCCCGTCGATCACTCCGGACGTGCCGGTGGCCCCGCCACCTGACGGGTGGCGGGGTGCCGGGGCGGGGTCATCGTCGGCGGGGGCTTGGGATGCCGGGTGGGTCGGGTGGGTCCGACTCGTCGATCCGGGTGGTGCCGGTGGGGTCGCGGCGGTAGCGGTGGCCGTGGGGGCTGGTCCACTCGAATGCGCCCGGCCCGACCGTCGCGTAGCGCCAGGCGGTGTGGGTCTTGAGCCGATGGTGCGACCGGCACAGGGCGGCGAGGTTGTCGCTCTGCGTAGGTCCGGGCTGGGGCCGGCCGTCTGCCGCCGCGTCGTGGTCGTAGGGGATGACGTGGTCGATATCTGCCCGTCGGGCGGGGCGGGTGCACCACGGGAACACGCAGGTGCGGTCCCTCAGAACGACTTGCTCCCGGATCCGGTCGGGGATCGCGTAGCCGGGCGCGGTGAGGTGGGCATTGAGGTCGATGACCGGCTTGATGGTGACCTTGGTGCGCGAGTCGGCGCACCAGTCGCGGATGTGGTCGAGCAGCACGAGCCGCTGGCGCTCCTCGAGCCGCCCGGTGGGACCGAAGACGGTGGCGTCACCGGAGAACGTCGCGTCGAAGTGGGCGTGCAGCACCACCTCCCGAGCGACCGGCAGTCCGTCAGCGGTGCGCGTGGTCGCGGTGCCCTGGTGGTGCAGGTCGAGTGCCGTCTGGGTGCGCGCGAGGTCACCGAGTGCCGCGGACCGTCTGGCGTCGAGCGGCTCGACCGAGCCGAGCGCAGCAAGCGTGGCGGCGCCGTGGGCCAGTGCCCGGTCGAGGTCGAGGGCGTCGGCCATGTCGAGCTCGGCCTCGAACCGCATCGTGCCCGCGAAGTGGACCTCCTGGTCGTGGAGGGTGGCGTGGCGGGGGTCGACGTAGAGGTAGCCGTCCTCCGGATCGGAGGCCGGGTCGGGGACGGCGAGGTCGTAGCGCTTGATGGTCTCGGCGACGAGGCGGTCGAGTTGCGCCGGCCCGATGCGTCCGGCGACGGCGGCGACCTGGGCGTCCACGAACGCAGCTGCCTCGACCGTCAGCGACGGCGTCGCGTGGATCGTGGCCTCGGCGACCGCCCGGGCCCGCCACGCCGGCACCCGCCCGGCGTGGACCTGGGCCCACAGCCGGGGGAGGCGGTGGCGCAGCTCGAGGGCGTGGCCGATGAGTCTCTTCGCGGCAGTCGTCGAGATGCCGAGGACGCCGCCGAGCTCGGCGACGCAGAACTCCGCCACCAGCGGCGTCCCGGCGCCCGCGATGGGCTCCTCGTGCTCACAGCCGGGCACGGCGAAAGTCGCCGCGTGGTGGATCGACTCCGGCGGGTGGAGGTCCGCCCACTGAGCCGCCGTGACGAGCAGCCCCGCGGCTGCCCGCTCCTCCGTCGCCTTCTGCTCCCGTGCGAGCGCGAGCAGGCCAGAGGCGGTGAGGTCGTCGACCCCACCTGCCTCCGCCTTCGCCAGCAGTTCGATCATGTGTTCGATTCTACGGCGAGCCACCGACAGCGGACAGGCCTGTGGACGGTGAGTGGTCAGGAACTTCGACCCGGTTCCCGAGGCGGATCTCGCGCCTCTGTCGCCGCGTGCCGCCAAGAGGCCGGGAAGGTCCCGAGGAGCCAGGGAAGTAGGCGCTGCGGGCGGTCTTCTCGACCACGAGGTCCTGCGGACACATGCCCACGCCTGCATCCAGGCGCGTGGCCGGAGGGCCGTCGCCCCCGGACCGGGCGTATCGCTCGGCCACCTCGTGCCGCGCGTGCTCCCGCTCCTCGATGAGCCAGGCGTGGTCGGCAGTGTCGGACGGGGTCGGACGCACCGGTGTCGCCATCCGGCGAGGCTACTGTCCCGACATGGCCCACCGCTTGCACATCCTCCGCGAGATGCGCGAGCAGGACATCCCCGCGGTGGTCGCCGTCCAGGAGCCGGCGGCGGTCGCGGGGTTGTCGGAGGTGTTCCCGCAGGAGCGCCACCCGTTTCCCCGCGAGGTGATCGCGGCCCGCTGGCGGGACGAGGTGGCGGACCCCGGCATCGAGTGCTTCGTCGTCGAGGCCGGCGGGCGGGTGGCGGGGTTCGCCGCGGTCAGGGACGAGGAGGTGCTGCACTTCGGCACCGCCCTGGACACGTGGGGGAGCGGGCTGGCGACGCTCGCGCACGACGAGCTGGTCGAGCACCTCGAAGCACGTGGCGTCGAACGCCCCCACCTGCACGTCTACGCCGGCAATGCGCGCGGGCGACGCTTCTGGGAGAAGCACGGGTGGCAGCCGACGGGCGAGCCCATCCGCGGCCCCCTCCCGCCCCACGCCGAGCTCCTCACCTACACCCGGCGACCGCCGTCGGAGGCACGATGACCGGGCGTGGCCGTCAGCCCGCCAGCAGCGGCAGTCCGGCCTCGTCGAGACCCTGGCCGGTCCGGTCGAGGTAGAGGTCGAGGGCCGCCGCGCCGAAGGGCTCGCCGAGCCCGCAGCCGAGCTCGGCGTCGGGGAAGTCGCGGAGCACGTCGGGGTCCGCCAGCACCGCGTCGTACGCCGACTGCCCGTGCGCGATCACCCAGCTCCGGTAGTCGGTGCCCAGGTCGTCGCCGAGGCCGAGTCCCGGTGCGCACAGGTCGTCGGCCACGTCCGAGGCGACCGCGAGCTCGTGGTTGAGCCGGACCAACGACCGGTGGAAGCGCTCGATCCGGCCCGTGCCGTAGGAGTCGAGCAGGTGGCGGAGAGCCTCGGCCTGGGCGACGTCACCGTCCTGCGCGATGACGCAGGAGGCGTGCACGATGGTCCAGAAGTCGGCGTCCGCTGCGGTCGACGGCGAGCAGTAGGGCGGCGGACCGTCCCCCGGCACCCAGGCCTCCGCGGTGACCGGCTGGACGGGTTCGCCCGAGCAGCCCGCCGTCGCGCCGATGCACAGCGCGACCAGGCACGCCACCGCCACCGCGCGCAGACGGTCGACCGCAGACATGGGGAGGATCCTGCC
The sequence above is drawn from the Nocardioides sp. zg-1228 genome and encodes:
- a CDS encoding Trm112 family protein gives rise to the protein MDEQLLSIIVCPACHGELSPDASGGAEELVCQGCGNAYPVRDDIPVLLVDEARKPV
- a CDS encoding glycosyltransferase family 2 protein, producing MTVTALLVSHDGARWLPAVLSGLTGQTHPVDRVVAVDTTSRDESADLVRAALGERVVLDVVPGSTSYPAAVRHGLELAPAADDDEWVWLLHDDANPAPTALAELLAAAAEHPDVAILGPKLREWPSLRRLLEVGLTITGTGRRETGLERGEYDQGQHDAVREVLAVNTAGMLVRRRVLESLGGLDEELPIFGNDIDFGWRAALAGHHALVVPQAVVFHAEAAHRGIRRTPLTGRHTHYQERRAALFTSLANVSTRGFAWQYVRLFLGSLLRVLGFLAVRSVGEALDELAATLSVHGRLGQLLAARRERARARQGEAADVRRLLAPWWLPYRHGLDFVTDLASAATSQAVDVAERRRLAKATESSPAAGSRIERRGPVEDDEDAFLTDTGIVARFFTNPVAVVLALFAVLALVAGREAFGSITGGALSPVPEAAADWWRLHVSSWHPLGTGTDVPAPAYVLPFALGATVLLGSTSAVVSALMLLAVPFAAWGAWRLLKVVGRLVDPLGLPRWLVVWGALTYALVPVTSGAWAEGRFGIVAVAALLPWTAHAALGFVDPDRDRRWRAAWRTALLLALGAAFVPGLWLFALLATAVVLGAAAVIAPRLLRERDSWGPPVVAVAATPVLLAPWLVPLLTTGSASGLLLEAGRLTVDQVTFGGLVTGRLNDLGAPWWLGVVLALLAVVALVPRRTRVAVLLCWLVALAAAVVSGLLSHVTLDLPAVTTRPTLGLFVVILQGTAVVAVVLGADAYLRRLTDHHPWWQRGVATALAIAAAVVPLGGLGWWLTTSADEEVLSHDSEQTVPVYMEQSSLLGDEHGVLVIDGSVEDGVAYRIRRDDGTTVGEDEILTLADEDPGLTSDVQALVSAPTPAVVADLGARGIEYVVLSSPADGRISSLLDATAGLEQASAEDRATRAWRVDRPLDPDSVDGPSPWWRTVLLVVQGAAIVLALVLAAPTVRTRRQGDRDA
- a CDS encoding HIT family protein, with the protein product MSETVLYTGDDFYCDVAIPRAAPLHVVHEDELVLGYHHTRPFWRVHLVVVPKRHIASLTTAGHDDEEDVRALLTVVQRLARDVERAYGAAAVLTNLGRYQDSRHLHVHVHSGAQRRA
- a CDS encoding HNH endonuclease signature motif containing protein, with the translated sequence MIELLAKAEAGGVDDLTASGLLALAREQKATEERAAAGLLVTAAQWADLHPPESIHHAATFAVPGCEHEEPIAGAGTPLVAEFCVAELGGVLGISTTAAKRLIGHALELRHRLPRLWAQVHAGRVPAWRARAVAEATIHATPSLTVEAAAFVDAQVAAVAGRIGPAQLDRLVAETIKRYDLAVPDPASDPEDGYLYVDPRHATLHDQEVHFAGTMRFEAELDMADALDLDRALAHGAATLAALGSVEPLDARRSAALGDLARTQTALDLHHQGTATTRTADGLPVAREVVLHAHFDATFSGDATVFGPTGRLEERQRLVLLDHIRDWCADSRTKVTIKPVIDLNAHLTAPGYAIPDRIREQVVLRDRTCVFPWCTRPARRADIDHVIPYDHDAAADGRPQPGPTQSDNLAALCRSHHRLKTHTAWRYATVGPGAFEWTSPHGHRYRRDPTGTTRIDESDPPDPPGIPSPRRR
- a CDS encoding SIS domain-containing protein, coding for MLDTVDLRLRTLAESGARVRREAHESAAATAEAIARGRDEARPRAVIAAGPDSRLLRAVLEPWCPVPFVAWPNPGLPGWAGSLDLVVMLAPEGNDAGSASAVAEAVRRGAQVVVACPERSLVGEHAAGRHVTVLPTVTGDQLATAVVVLDYLAQVRLGPRADAESVAASLDQVAESCSPHRDLAVNPAKMLAIAMADTNPLVWGGSVLAARAARRLAELLRRTSGRSAIAGDAEHLLPVIEATKSRDLFADPFAGDPGEIRPLLLVLDDRSDDPAVRQQAGELRAAAARHGVRVESLETDADAEVARYASLLLGGTYAAEYLRIGLVDD
- a CDS encoding metallopeptidase family protein is translated as MDIGVGSEARGPDSGPEGGETRARRTRDRRGRGMRGPGVAPARPGTPALRTARQRFDQLVLDVVTPLDERWHRHLGLVEYAVEDAPMLPDDWGDETVPLSSLVRGKGQDPTRLVIFRRPIEHRSSSRDELEAMVHTVVVEQIAELLNLTPGQVDERYAD
- a CDS encoding DUF4240 domain-containing protein produces the protein MSAVDRLRAVAVACLVALCIGATAGCSGEPVQPVTAEAWVPGDGPPPYCSPSTAADADFWTIVHASCVIAQDGDVAQAEALRHLLDSYGTGRIERFHRSLVRLNHELAVASDVADDLCAPGLGLGDDLGTDYRSWVIAHGQSAYDAVLADPDVLRDFPDAELGCGLGEPFGAAALDLYLDRTGQGLDEAGLPLLAG
- a CDS encoding nuclear transport factor 2 family protein gives rise to the protein MDARALLSRLAEVIDAHDWDGLPALLRDDFTCRYVHTGEVFDRDGWVRLNADYPGFERMCVEDLVADGDRGALRARVTSTDDAGERLGFAVASFATVRDGLLHELVEVWTDVDQQPPAGTR
- a CDS encoding DUF3499 domain-containing protein, which codes for MSLARRCSRTACGRSAVNTLTYVYADQTAVLGPLATYAEPHAYDLCELHSERLSAPRGWEVLRLAGDPAAQGPSSDDLLALADAVREAARPAPAPAPLHSTDDSSRGAKRGHLRVLTSTD
- a CDS encoding DUF5719 family protein translates to MPEPTAPTPGGGRRRAAETTSRRPSPLTILAVAIPLLTVAALALVRPAAEPQASHAPTDAPLDRVTTVCPARLPGADEVRFGSTGLASGDLALRVGRREVTQPVTDGVAAREERRYVVVNGTGELAEGLVASRSGGGSATDCDQPAPERWFTGVGASAEHTSTLTLINPDRGPAVADVTVWDGSGQVDVPALRGVRVPGGRSTSFDLAKVVPNRDALALRVVVTRGRLASSVVDVVDPVGRARPLREWLPSQAEPAATSYVAGVGTSRADRLLTLANPGDSEVRVALELVSEESEFAPEGVDEVTLAPATVTEVDLTGVLRGRLLQGVQALRLEATGPVTASLRTRTAGDLALAAAGSAIDGDAAVALPAGAKRFVVTGATAPGLVTLRAWDEDGTAVVRERRVELDPATAARIKVPDDAALALLSVERTSAVVSVEVDDRGLSVLPLPQLDTTSQVPDVRPAQR
- a CDS encoding GNAT family N-acetyltransferase, which codes for MAHRLHILREMREQDIPAVVAVQEPAAVAGLSEVFPQERHPFPREVIAARWRDEVADPGIECFVVEAGGRVAGFAAVRDEEVLHFGTALDTWGSGLATLAHDELVEHLEARGVERPHLHVYAGNARGRRFWEKHGWQPTGEPIRGPLPPHAELLTYTRRPPSEAR